The following are encoded together in the Diabrotica undecimpunctata isolate CICGRU chromosome 7, icDiaUnde3, whole genome shotgun sequence genome:
- the neur gene encoding protein neuralized isoform X2 encodes MGQTASGIPISRSSSNGGTNNLPPLLFHNIHGENIRISRDGTVARRVESFCKGIAFSSRPVKVNEKVCIKFLEISNNWSGVIRFGFTYNDPTSLRYGLPKYACPDLTNKPGYWAKALPERFCSQGTILFYYVTSTGDVHFGINGEEKGIFFSNVETRGPLWCLIDVYGNSTAIEFVDIRHQLNNSSRYITSNCDSNRQDAVERITYPMQQMSIQPNEDTALPLLRYQPAQLNYQAMPLHRTRGRNVKFLANNRSVALRTDTEFCQGYVFTYRPLQIGERIVVQILGTEPIFQGCLSLGLTSCDPALLSQGDLPDDSNFLLDRPEYWVLSRDFARNLNKGDEISFCITQNGEVQICKNLGAPLVVMHVDQTLRLWAFFDIYGSTQRIRVLSSSAPVTPTRNPERRIITPTSESMNSINSQSEIRRNSAMQNSNSRVCCVAPADIQVQPSANGGAVLSVILPPAHANIISTAAPVPVTHHQHHTSQNSVNSHPSQQNSYPGHSNHQPSVSPSTVMAPVPTASNLPTGTMMSTCSSNYIEPISDSSTYSTPLSWVEQNGAPLGAGAECTICYEHPIDAVLYMCGHMCMCYECALQQWRGKGGGHCPLCRAVIRDVIRTYKS; translated from the exons TTTCCCGTTCCTCCTCTAATGGCGGTACAAACAATTTACCTCCTTTGCTGTTCCATAATATCCATGGTGAGAATATTAGGATATCAAGAGATGGAACTGTAGCGAGAAGAGTTGAGAGCTTCTGTAAAGGAATTGCCTTTAGTTCAAGGCCCGTCAAAGTAAACGAAAag gTTTGCATCAAATTTTTGGAGATTTCTAACAATTGGTCTGGAGTCATCAGATTTGGTTTCACCTACAATGATCCCACTAGTCTCAGATACGGTCTACCAAAATATGCTTGTCCCGATCTCACAAATAAACCGGGATACTGGGCCAAAGCTCTTCCTGAACGTTTCTGTAGTCAAGGTACTATTCTTTTCTACTATGTCACTTCTACCGGAGATGTCCATTTTGGAATTAATGGCGAAGAAAAGGGTATATTCTTCAGTAACGTAGAAACCCGTGGTCCCCTTTGGTGTCTAATAGATGTTTACGGAAACTCTACAGCTATAGAATTTGTAGACATTAGGCACCAGTTGAATAATTCATCGAGGTATATTACTTCAAACTGTGATAGTAATAGACAAGATGCAGTTGAAAGAATAACGTATCCTATGCAACAAATGTCCATACAACCTAACGAAGACACAGCGCTTCCTTTACTGCGCTACCAACCTGCCCAACTCAATTATCAAGCTATGCCGTTGCATAGAACTAGGGGGAGAAATGTAAAGTTTTTGGCCAATAATAGAAGTGTTGCTTTACGAACAGATACAGAATTTTGCCAAGGCTACGTATTTACCTACAGACCTCTACAAATAGGAGAAAGGATAGTTGTTCAAATTTTAGGTACAGAACCAATATTCCAAGGTTGTTTAAGTTTGGGTTTGACTTCTTGCGATCCAGCCCTACTGTCCCAAGGTGATTTACCTGACGATTCCAATTTTCTTTTGGATAGACCAGAATATTGGGTATTAAGCAGAGATTTTGCTAGGAACTTAAATAAAGGCGATGAAATTAGTTTCTGTATAACCCAGAACGGCGAGGTACAAATTTGTAAGAACCTAGGAGCTCCTTTAGTTGTAATGCACGTTGACCAAACCTTGAGATTATGGGCATTTTTCGATATATATGGTTCCACTCAACGGATCCGGGTTTTAAGTAGTTCTGCACCAGTTACACCTACTAGAAATCCTGAAAGACGGATAATAACTCCAACTAGTGAATCGATGAACAGTATTAATAGCCAATCAGAAATCCGGAGGAATTCAGCTATGCAGAATTCAAATTCTAGAGTGTGCTGCGTTGCTCCTGCAGATATTCAAGTCCAACCTAGCGCCAATGGTGGAGCTGTATTGTCAGTCATTCTACCTCCCGCACACGCAAATATAATTAGCACAGCTGCACCAGTTCCCGTTACACACCACCAACATCATACCTCGCAGAATTCGGTAAACAGTCATCCTAGTCAACAAAATTCATATCCTGGACATTCTAATCATCAACCATCTGTATCACCAAGCACAGTAATGGCGCCCGTTCCAACTGCATCTAATTTACCAACTGGGACTATGATGTCAACATGCAGCAGTAATTACATCGAA CCCATCTCGGACTCGAGCACGTATTCGACACCGTTGTCTTGGGTGGAACAAAACGGAGCTCCTTTGGGCGCCGGTGCAGAATGTACCATTTGCTATGAACATCCCATCGACGCAGTACTTTACATGTGCGGGCACATGTGCATGTGTTACGAATGCGCTTTGCAACAATGGCGCGGCAAAGGGGGTGGCCACTGCCCCCTCTGCAGAGCCGTCATTAGAGATGTTATCCGCACGTACAAGTCGTAG
- the neur gene encoding protein neuralized isoform X1, which yields MGILENNACNCNSVENKGEKKFSPLKGKMKVLKKIKRRMGLVSRSSSNGGTNNLPPLLFHNIHGENIRISRDGTVARRVESFCKGIAFSSRPVKVNEKVCIKFLEISNNWSGVIRFGFTYNDPTSLRYGLPKYACPDLTNKPGYWAKALPERFCSQGTILFYYVTSTGDVHFGINGEEKGIFFSNVETRGPLWCLIDVYGNSTAIEFVDIRHQLNNSSRYITSNCDSNRQDAVERITYPMQQMSIQPNEDTALPLLRYQPAQLNYQAMPLHRTRGRNVKFLANNRSVALRTDTEFCQGYVFTYRPLQIGERIVVQILGTEPIFQGCLSLGLTSCDPALLSQGDLPDDSNFLLDRPEYWVLSRDFARNLNKGDEISFCITQNGEVQICKNLGAPLVVMHVDQTLRLWAFFDIYGSTQRIRVLSSSAPVTPTRNPERRIITPTSESMNSINSQSEIRRNSAMQNSNSRVCCVAPADIQVQPSANGGAVLSVILPPAHANIISTAAPVPVTHHQHHTSQNSVNSHPSQQNSYPGHSNHQPSVSPSTVMAPVPTASNLPTGTMMSTCSSNYIEPISDSSTYSTPLSWVEQNGAPLGAGAECTICYEHPIDAVLYMCGHMCMCYECALQQWRGKGGGHCPLCRAVIRDVIRTYKS from the exons TTTCCCGTTCCTCCTCTAATGGCGGTACAAACAATTTACCTCCTTTGCTGTTCCATAATATCCATGGTGAGAATATTAGGATATCAAGAGATGGAACTGTAGCGAGAAGAGTTGAGAGCTTCTGTAAAGGAATTGCCTTTAGTTCAAGGCCCGTCAAAGTAAACGAAAag gTTTGCATCAAATTTTTGGAGATTTCTAACAATTGGTCTGGAGTCATCAGATTTGGTTTCACCTACAATGATCCCACTAGTCTCAGATACGGTCTACCAAAATATGCTTGTCCCGATCTCACAAATAAACCGGGATACTGGGCCAAAGCTCTTCCTGAACGTTTCTGTAGTCAAGGTACTATTCTTTTCTACTATGTCACTTCTACCGGAGATGTCCATTTTGGAATTAATGGCGAAGAAAAGGGTATATTCTTCAGTAACGTAGAAACCCGTGGTCCCCTTTGGTGTCTAATAGATGTTTACGGAAACTCTACAGCTATAGAATTTGTAGACATTAGGCACCAGTTGAATAATTCATCGAGGTATATTACTTCAAACTGTGATAGTAATAGACAAGATGCAGTTGAAAGAATAACGTATCCTATGCAACAAATGTCCATACAACCTAACGAAGACACAGCGCTTCCTTTACTGCGCTACCAACCTGCCCAACTCAATTATCAAGCTATGCCGTTGCATAGAACTAGGGGGAGAAATGTAAAGTTTTTGGCCAATAATAGAAGTGTTGCTTTACGAACAGATACAGAATTTTGCCAAGGCTACGTATTTACCTACAGACCTCTACAAATAGGAGAAAGGATAGTTGTTCAAATTTTAGGTACAGAACCAATATTCCAAGGTTGTTTAAGTTTGGGTTTGACTTCTTGCGATCCAGCCCTACTGTCCCAAGGTGATTTACCTGACGATTCCAATTTTCTTTTGGATAGACCAGAATATTGGGTATTAAGCAGAGATTTTGCTAGGAACTTAAATAAAGGCGATGAAATTAGTTTCTGTATAACCCAGAACGGCGAGGTACAAATTTGTAAGAACCTAGGAGCTCCTTTAGTTGTAATGCACGTTGACCAAACCTTGAGATTATGGGCATTTTTCGATATATATGGTTCCACTCAACGGATCCGGGTTTTAAGTAGTTCTGCACCAGTTACACCTACTAGAAATCCTGAAAGACGGATAATAACTCCAACTAGTGAATCGATGAACAGTATTAATAGCCAATCAGAAATCCGGAGGAATTCAGCTATGCAGAATTCAAATTCTAGAGTGTGCTGCGTTGCTCCTGCAGATATTCAAGTCCAACCTAGCGCCAATGGTGGAGCTGTATTGTCAGTCATTCTACCTCCCGCACACGCAAATATAATTAGCACAGCTGCACCAGTTCCCGTTACACACCACCAACATCATACCTCGCAGAATTCGGTAAACAGTCATCCTAGTCAACAAAATTCATATCCTGGACATTCTAATCATCAACCATCTGTATCACCAAGCACAGTAATGGCGCCCGTTCCAACTGCATCTAATTTACCAACTGGGACTATGATGTCAACATGCAGCAGTAATTACATCGAA CCCATCTCGGACTCGAGCACGTATTCGACACCGTTGTCTTGGGTGGAACAAAACGGAGCTCCTTTGGGCGCCGGTGCAGAATGTACCATTTGCTATGAACATCCCATCGACGCAGTACTTTACATGTGCGGGCACATGTGCATGTGTTACGAATGCGCTTTGCAACAATGGCGCGGCAAAGGGGGTGGCCACTGCCCCCTCTGCAGAGCCGTCATTAGAGATGTTATCCGCACGTACAAGTCGTAG